Proteins encoded in a region of the Leopardus geoffroyi isolate Oge1 chromosome E2, O.geoffroyi_Oge1_pat1.0, whole genome shotgun sequence genome:
- the GAS8 gene encoding dynein regulatory complex subunit 4 isoform X2, whose product MAPKKKGKKGKTKATPIVDGLAPEDMSKEQVEEHVSRVREELDREREERNYFQLERDKIHTFWEITRRQLEEKKAELRNKDREMEEAEERHQVEIKVYKQKVKHLLYEHQNNLTEMKAEGTVVMKLAQREHGAQEGALRKDMRALKVELKEQELAHEVVVKNLRLKHSEEVTKMRNDFERQVREIEAKCDKKMKMLRDELDLRRKTEIHEVEERKNSQINMLMQRHEEAFTDIKNYYNDITLNNLALINSLKEQLEDMRKKEGHLEREVMEVSAQNKRLTDPLQKARDDVTEMQKKLGNYERDRQTLVRTKARLKVAEKALKDLQWEHEVLEQRFLKVQQERDELYRKFTAAILEVQQKVGFKNLVLERKLQALSAAVEKKEVQINEVLAASNLDPAALTLVSRKLEAHSDLLRTYEAKLLAFGIPLDNVGFKPLETAVIGQTLGQGPAGLVGTPT is encoded by the exons ATG GCGcccaagaagaaagggaagaaagggaaaaccaAAGCTACCCCGATTGTTGACGGGCTTGCTCCGGAGGACATGAGCAAGGAGCAG GTGGAGGAGCATGTCAGCCGTGTCCGCGAGGAGCTGGACCGTGAGCGTGAGGAGCGCAACTACTTCCAGTTGGAGCGGGACAAGATCCATACCTTCTGGGAGATCACGCGGAGGCAGCTGGAGGAGAAGAAGGCCGAGCTGCGGAACAAGGACCGGGAAATGGAGGAGGCTGAGGAGAGGCACCAGGTTGAGATCAAG GTGTACAAGCAGAAGGTGAAGCACCTGCTGTACGAGCATCAGAACAACCTGACGGAGATGAAGGCTGAGGGTACCGTGGTCATGAAGCTGGCCCAGAGGGAGCACGGCGCACAGGAGGGTGCACTGCGCAAGGACATGCGGGCCCTGAAGGTGGAGCTCAAGGAGCAGGAGCTGGCCCACGAGGTGGTGGTGAAGAACCTGCGGCTG AAGCACAGCGAGGAGGTCACCAAGATGCGGAATGACTTCGAGAGGCAAGTGCGAG AAATTGAGGCCAAGTGtgataaaaaaatgaagatgcttAGGGATGAACTTGACCTGAGGAGAAAGACTGAGATCCACgaggtggaggagagaaagaacagcCAGATCAACATGCTGATGCAGCGGCATGAAGAAGCCTTCACGGACATCAAGAACTACTACAACGACATCACCCTCAATAACCTGGCTCTCATCAACTCCCTCAAG GAGCAGTTGGAGGACATGCGCAAGAAGGAAGGTCACCTCGAGAGGGAGGTGATGGAGGTGTCCGCGCAGAACAAGCGCCTGACCGACCCTCTCCAGAAGGCTCGGGATGACGTGACTGAGATGCAGAAGAAGCTCGGGAACTatgagagggacagacagaccctGGTT cgCACAAAAGCACGTTTGAAGGTTGCCGAGAAAGCGCTAAAGGACCTGCAGTGGGAACACGAGGTGCTGGAGCAGCGATTTCTCAAG GTACAGCAGGAGCGCGATGAGCTGTACAGGAAGTTCACCGCGGCCATCCTGGAGGTGCAGCAGAAGGTGGGCTTCAAGAACCTGGTTCTGGAGCGGAAGCTGCAGGCGCTGAGCGCTGCTGTGGAGAAGAAAGAGGTGCAGATTAATGAGGTGCTGGCGGCCTCCAACCTGGACCCTGCTGCCCTGACCCTTGTGTCCCGCAAGCTGGAG GCCCACAGTGACCTGCTGCGCACCTACGAGGCTAAGCTCCTGGCCTTCGGAATCCCTCTGGACAACGTGGGCTTCAAGCCTCTGGAGACGGCCGTGATTGGGCAGACGCTGGGCCAGGGTCCCGCGGGGCTCGTGGGCACCCCAACGTAG
- the GAS8 gene encoding dynein regulatory complex subunit 4 isoform X4 gives MAPKKKGKKGKTKATPIVDGLAPEDMSKEQVEEHVSRVREELDREREERNYFQLERDKIHTFWEITRRQLEEKKAELRNKDREMEEAEERHQVEIKVYKQKVKHLLYEHQNNLTEMKAEGTVVMKLAQREHGAQEGALRKDMRALKVELKEQELAHEVVVKNLRLKHSEEVTKMRNDFERQVREIEAKCDKKMKMLRDELDLRRKTEIHEVEERKNSQINMLMQRHEEAFTDIKNYYNDITLNNLALINSLKEQLEDMRKKEGHLEREVMEVSAQNKRLTDPLQKARDDVTEMQKKLGNYERDRQTLVRTKARLKVAEKALKDLQWEHEVLEQRFLKCGWLQPFNPVTESGCGGSVNDTQPPHPWVGLGEWSSLGRTGTAGAR, from the exons ATG GCGcccaagaagaaagggaagaaagggaaaaccaAAGCTACCCCGATTGTTGACGGGCTTGCTCCGGAGGACATGAGCAAGGAGCAG GTGGAGGAGCATGTCAGCCGTGTCCGCGAGGAGCTGGACCGTGAGCGTGAGGAGCGCAACTACTTCCAGTTGGAGCGGGACAAGATCCATACCTTCTGGGAGATCACGCGGAGGCAGCTGGAGGAGAAGAAGGCCGAGCTGCGGAACAAGGACCGGGAAATGGAGGAGGCTGAGGAGAGGCACCAGGTTGAGATCAAG GTGTACAAGCAGAAGGTGAAGCACCTGCTGTACGAGCATCAGAACAACCTGACGGAGATGAAGGCTGAGGGTACCGTGGTCATGAAGCTGGCCCAGAGGGAGCACGGCGCACAGGAGGGTGCACTGCGCAAGGACATGCGGGCCCTGAAGGTGGAGCTCAAGGAGCAGGAGCTGGCCCACGAGGTGGTGGTGAAGAACCTGCGGCTG AAGCACAGCGAGGAGGTCACCAAGATGCGGAATGACTTCGAGAGGCAAGTGCGAG AAATTGAGGCCAAGTGtgataaaaaaatgaagatgcttAGGGATGAACTTGACCTGAGGAGAAAGACTGAGATCCACgaggtggaggagagaaagaacagcCAGATCAACATGCTGATGCAGCGGCATGAAGAAGCCTTCACGGACATCAAGAACTACTACAACGACATCACCCTCAATAACCTGGCTCTCATCAACTCCCTCAAG GAGCAGTTGGAGGACATGCGCAAGAAGGAAGGTCACCTCGAGAGGGAGGTGATGGAGGTGTCCGCGCAGAACAAGCGCCTGACCGACCCTCTCCAGAAGGCTCGGGATGACGTGACTGAGATGCAGAAGAAGCTCGGGAACTatgagagggacagacagaccctGGTT cgCACAAAAGCACGTTTGAAGGTTGCCGAGAAAGCGCTAAAGGACCTGCAGTGGGAACACGAGGTGCTGGAGCAGCGATTTCTCAAG TGTGGATGGCTGCAGCCCTTTAATCCCGTCACAGAGAGTGGGTGTGGCGGCAGTGTAAATGACACCCAGCCCCCCCATCCATGGGTGGGCCTTGGTGAATGGAGTTCACTCGGCAGAACTG GTACAGCAGGAGCGCGATGA
- the GAS8 gene encoding dynein regulatory complex subunit 4 isoform X3, protein MAPKKKGKKGKTKATPIVDGLAPEDMSKEQVEEHVSRVREELDREREERNYFQLERDKIHTFWEITRRQLEEKKAELRNKDREMEEAEERHQVEIKVYKQKVKHLLYEHQNNLTEMKAEGTVVMKLAQREHGAQEGALRKDMRALKVELKEQELAHEVVVKNLRLKHSEEVTKMRNDFERQVREIEAKCDKKMKMLRDELDLRRKTEIHEVEERKNSQINMLMQRHEEAFTDIKNYYNDITLNNLALINSLKEQLEDMRKKEGHLEREVMEVSAQNKRLTDPLQKARDDVTEMQKKLGNYERDRQTLVRTKARLKVAEKALKDLQWEHEVLEQRFLKCGWLQPFNPVTESGCGGSVNDTQPPHPWVGLGEWSSLGRTGMFGPREEAGGGF, encoded by the exons ATG GCGcccaagaagaaagggaagaaagggaaaaccaAAGCTACCCCGATTGTTGACGGGCTTGCTCCGGAGGACATGAGCAAGGAGCAG GTGGAGGAGCATGTCAGCCGTGTCCGCGAGGAGCTGGACCGTGAGCGTGAGGAGCGCAACTACTTCCAGTTGGAGCGGGACAAGATCCATACCTTCTGGGAGATCACGCGGAGGCAGCTGGAGGAGAAGAAGGCCGAGCTGCGGAACAAGGACCGGGAAATGGAGGAGGCTGAGGAGAGGCACCAGGTTGAGATCAAG GTGTACAAGCAGAAGGTGAAGCACCTGCTGTACGAGCATCAGAACAACCTGACGGAGATGAAGGCTGAGGGTACCGTGGTCATGAAGCTGGCCCAGAGGGAGCACGGCGCACAGGAGGGTGCACTGCGCAAGGACATGCGGGCCCTGAAGGTGGAGCTCAAGGAGCAGGAGCTGGCCCACGAGGTGGTGGTGAAGAACCTGCGGCTG AAGCACAGCGAGGAGGTCACCAAGATGCGGAATGACTTCGAGAGGCAAGTGCGAG AAATTGAGGCCAAGTGtgataaaaaaatgaagatgcttAGGGATGAACTTGACCTGAGGAGAAAGACTGAGATCCACgaggtggaggagagaaagaacagcCAGATCAACATGCTGATGCAGCGGCATGAAGAAGCCTTCACGGACATCAAGAACTACTACAACGACATCACCCTCAATAACCTGGCTCTCATCAACTCCCTCAAG GAGCAGTTGGAGGACATGCGCAAGAAGGAAGGTCACCTCGAGAGGGAGGTGATGGAGGTGTCCGCGCAGAACAAGCGCCTGACCGACCCTCTCCAGAAGGCTCGGGATGACGTGACTGAGATGCAGAAGAAGCTCGGGAACTatgagagggacagacagaccctGGTT cgCACAAAAGCACGTTTGAAGGTTGCCGAGAAAGCGCTAAAGGACCTGCAGTGGGAACACGAGGTGCTGGAGCAGCGATTTCTCAAG TGTGGATGGCTGCAGCCCTTTAATCCCGTCACAGAGAGTGGGTGTGGCGGCAGTGTAAATGACACCCAGCCCCCCCATCCATGGGTGGGCCTTGGTGAATGGAGTTCACTCGGCAGAACTGGTATGTTCGGGCCCAGGGAAGAGGCGGGAGGGGGCTTCTGA
- the GAS8 gene encoding dynein regulatory complex subunit 4 isoform X1, with translation MAPKKKGKKGKTKATPIVDGLAPEDMSKEQVEEHVSRVREELDREREERNYFQLERDKIHTFWEITRRQLEEKKAELRNKDREMEEAEERHQVEIKVYKQKVKHLLYEHQNNLTEMKAEGTVVMKLAQREHGAQEGALRKDMRALKVELKEQELAHEVVVKNLRLKHSEEVTKMRNDFERQVREIEAKCDKKMKMLRDELDLRRKTEIHEVEERKNSQINMLMQRHEEAFTDIKNYYNDITLNNLALINSLKEQLEDMRKKEGHLEREVMEVSAQNKRLTDPLQKARDDVTEMQKKLGNYERDRQTLVRTKARLKVAEKALKDLQWEHEVLEQRFLKVQQERDELYRKFTAAILEVQQKVGFKNLVLERKLQALSAAVEKKEVQINEVLAASNLDPAALTLVSRKLEDVLESKNNTIKDLQYELARVCKAHSDLLRTYEAKLLAFGIPLDNVGFKPLETAVIGQTLGQGPAGLVGTPT, from the exons ATG GCGcccaagaagaaagggaagaaagggaaaaccaAAGCTACCCCGATTGTTGACGGGCTTGCTCCGGAGGACATGAGCAAGGAGCAG GTGGAGGAGCATGTCAGCCGTGTCCGCGAGGAGCTGGACCGTGAGCGTGAGGAGCGCAACTACTTCCAGTTGGAGCGGGACAAGATCCATACCTTCTGGGAGATCACGCGGAGGCAGCTGGAGGAGAAGAAGGCCGAGCTGCGGAACAAGGACCGGGAAATGGAGGAGGCTGAGGAGAGGCACCAGGTTGAGATCAAG GTGTACAAGCAGAAGGTGAAGCACCTGCTGTACGAGCATCAGAACAACCTGACGGAGATGAAGGCTGAGGGTACCGTGGTCATGAAGCTGGCCCAGAGGGAGCACGGCGCACAGGAGGGTGCACTGCGCAAGGACATGCGGGCCCTGAAGGTGGAGCTCAAGGAGCAGGAGCTGGCCCACGAGGTGGTGGTGAAGAACCTGCGGCTG AAGCACAGCGAGGAGGTCACCAAGATGCGGAATGACTTCGAGAGGCAAGTGCGAG AAATTGAGGCCAAGTGtgataaaaaaatgaagatgcttAGGGATGAACTTGACCTGAGGAGAAAGACTGAGATCCACgaggtggaggagagaaagaacagcCAGATCAACATGCTGATGCAGCGGCATGAAGAAGCCTTCACGGACATCAAGAACTACTACAACGACATCACCCTCAATAACCTGGCTCTCATCAACTCCCTCAAG GAGCAGTTGGAGGACATGCGCAAGAAGGAAGGTCACCTCGAGAGGGAGGTGATGGAGGTGTCCGCGCAGAACAAGCGCCTGACCGACCCTCTCCAGAAGGCTCGGGATGACGTGACTGAGATGCAGAAGAAGCTCGGGAACTatgagagggacagacagaccctGGTT cgCACAAAAGCACGTTTGAAGGTTGCCGAGAAAGCGCTAAAGGACCTGCAGTGGGAACACGAGGTGCTGGAGCAGCGATTTCTCAAG GTACAGCAGGAGCGCGATGAGCTGTACAGGAAGTTCACCGCGGCCATCCTGGAGGTGCAGCAGAAGGTGGGCTTCAAGAACCTGGTTCTGGAGCGGAAGCTGCAGGCGCTGAGCGCTGCTGTGGAGAAGAAAGAGGTGCAGATTAATGAGGTGCTGGCGGCCTCCAACCTGGACCCTGCTGCCCTGACCCTTGTGTCCCGCAAGCTGGAG GATGTTCTAGAATCAAAGAACAACACTATCAAGGACTTGCAGTATGAGTTGGCCCGGGTCTGCAAG GCCCACAGTGACCTGCTGCGCACCTACGAGGCTAAGCTCCTGGCCTTCGGAATCCCTCTGGACAACGTGGGCTTCAAGCCTCTGGAGACGGCCGTGATTGGGCAGACGCTGGGCCAGGGTCCCGCGGGGCTCGTGGGCACCCCAACGTAG
- the GAS8 gene encoding dynein regulatory complex subunit 4 isoform X5, with protein MKMLRDELDLRRKTEIHEVEERKNSQINMLMQRHEEAFTDIKNYYNDITLNNLALINSLKEQLEDMRKKEGHLEREVMEVSAQNKRLTDPLQKARDDVTEMQKKLGNYERDRQTLVRTKARLKVAEKALKDLQWEHEVLEQRFLKVQQERDELYRKFTAAILEVQQKVGFKNLVLERKLQALSAAVEKKEVQINEVLAASNLDPAALTLVSRKLEDVLESKNNTIKDLQYELARVCKAHSDLLRTYEAKLLAFGIPLDNVGFKPLETAVIGQTLGQGPAGLVGTPT; from the exons atgaagatgcttAGGGATGAACTTGACCTGAGGAGAAAGACTGAGATCCACgaggtggaggagagaaagaacagcCAGATCAACATGCTGATGCAGCGGCATGAAGAAGCCTTCACGGACATCAAGAACTACTACAACGACATCACCCTCAATAACCTGGCTCTCATCAACTCCCTCAAG GAGCAGTTGGAGGACATGCGCAAGAAGGAAGGTCACCTCGAGAGGGAGGTGATGGAGGTGTCCGCGCAGAACAAGCGCCTGACCGACCCTCTCCAGAAGGCTCGGGATGACGTGACTGAGATGCAGAAGAAGCTCGGGAACTatgagagggacagacagaccctGGTT cgCACAAAAGCACGTTTGAAGGTTGCCGAGAAAGCGCTAAAGGACCTGCAGTGGGAACACGAGGTGCTGGAGCAGCGATTTCTCAAG GTACAGCAGGAGCGCGATGAGCTGTACAGGAAGTTCACCGCGGCCATCCTGGAGGTGCAGCAGAAGGTGGGCTTCAAGAACCTGGTTCTGGAGCGGAAGCTGCAGGCGCTGAGCGCTGCTGTGGAGAAGAAAGAGGTGCAGATTAATGAGGTGCTGGCGGCCTCCAACCTGGACCCTGCTGCCCTGACCCTTGTGTCCCGCAAGCTGGAG GATGTTCTAGAATCAAAGAACAACACTATCAAGGACTTGCAGTATGAGTTGGCCCGGGTCTGCAAG GCCCACAGTGACCTGCTGCGCACCTACGAGGCTAAGCTCCTGGCCTTCGGAATCCCTCTGGACAACGTGGGCTTCAAGCCTCTGGAGACGGCCGTGATTGGGCAGACGCTGGGCCAGGGTCCCGCGGGGCTCGTGGGCACCCCAACGTAG
- the LOC123577817 gene encoding 5-hydroxyisourate hydrolase-like, translated as MSSGAAPRLRALQRHLGSSEGRAMELVSSPLTTHVLDTASGLPAQGLCLRLSRLEDHGQQWTELRKSYTDSDGRCPGLLPPGPMKAGTYKLSFDTEGYWKKRGQESFYPYVEVVFTITNETHRFHVPLLLSPWSYTTYRGS; from the exons ATGAGTTCGGGGGCCGCTCCGCGACTGCGGGCGCTCCAGCGACACCTGGGCTCCTCGGAG GGCAGAGCCATGGAGCTGGTCAGCAGCCCGCTGACCACGCATGTGCTGGACACGGCCTCAGggctcccagcccagggcctctGCCTCCGTCTGTCCAGGCTCGAGGACCATGGCCAGCAGTGGACGGAGCTGAGAAAAAG CTACACCGACTCGGATGGCCGCTGCCCGGGGCTCCTGCCACCAGGCCCGATGAAGGCAGGCACCTACAAGCTGTCCTTTGACACTGAGGGCTACTGGAAGAAGAGGGGGCAGGAGAGCTTCTACCCGTATGTGGAG GTCGTTTTCACCATCACCAACGAGACCCACAGGTTCCACGTGCCCCTGCTGCTGAGCCCGTGGTCCTACACCACGTATCGAGGAAGCTAG
- the LOC123577843 gene encoding cadherin-1-like, which produces MRLSPLTTLCYVLQGLDFETTQQYVLYVTVVDAVPLASLFTSTATVTVDVLDVNEAPVFVPLIEMVEMPKDISVGQEITSYRAQDPDSFHSQEIRQDWRCGLALLPFGPAQGTQG; this is translated from the coding sequence ATGCGCCTGAGTCCCCTGACCACCCTCTGCTATGTTCTTCAGGGCTTGGATTTTGAGACCACGCAGCAGTACGTCCTTTACGTGACAGTGGTGGATGCAGTGCCCTTGGCATCTCTCTTCACCTCTACGGCCACGGTCACCGTGGACGTGTTGGACGTGAATGAGGCCCCTGTCTTTGTACCCCTGATAGAGATGGTGGAAATGCCCAAGGACATCAGTGTGGGCCAGGAGATCACATCCTACAGGGCCCAGGACCCAGATAGCTTCCACTCTCAGGAAATCAGGCAGGACTGGAGGTGTGGCTTGGCCTTGCTGCCGTTCGGACCTGCTCAAGGCACCCAGGGCTGA